The following are from one region of the Poecilia reticulata strain Guanapo linkage group LG7, Guppy_female_1.0+MT, whole genome shotgun sequence genome:
- the LOC103467138 gene encoding helicase ARIP4-like isoform X3, translated as MLLLDESESFSDQSHSAPFSSENEAQGGDPAVWQCTPPPSTSPSAEAPHHPPTSQSLSRPHSRPASQSHAPPSALTGTKKRSSKPAHMRRNIRKLLREHQLDAVTKVAQQEELERRQRLEEQRKQDFPLPLLPEYTTVSDLHVAFFLSPSSGDVTQHVPSSSASVSFQQKVKSTRQDAMFLESSSTSISADKCKTDTLTSAATAQTQKTEIIDLRTDDYDTVAQVSKEEEESEPSGAHANDTQNQPDAQGRVIVNLNHPEADEDIFLSPQLARAVKPHQIGGIRFLYDNLVESLELFSNSSGFGCILAHSMGLGKTLQVISFIDVLFRHTQTHTVLAIVPVNTLQNWLSEFNTWVPPPEALPPDTDPTLVTPRAFKVHILNDEHKNTASRAKVVEDWSRDGGVLLMGYEMYRLLSLKKSFVAGRKKRSKKTGGPDIINLDEEDRQQQLLKGVEKALSRPGPDVVICDEGHRIKNCHASTSQALKNIRTRRRVVLTGYPLQNNLIEYWCMVDFVRPDFLGTRQEFSNMFERPILNGQCVDSTPQDIQLMRYRSHVLHSLLEGFVQRRGHDVLRDQLPSKDEHVILVRLSPLQRALYTEFMNRFREAGNTGWLSLNPLKAFCVCCKIWNHPDVLYEALQKENLASEQDLDLDDITSTSQGRCPTATPAPKSKSLDNPDPICGLSLNQLQEKANQVITYEWAKELMCDYKPGILENSAKMVLLFHLIEESVRKGDKILVFSQSLSTLTVIEDFLAKRSVPPSPYPTDKDRPNQNWVRNLNYYRLDGSTTASERERLINQFNDPTNTSAWVFLLSTRAGCLGVNLIGANRVVVFDASWNPCHDAQAVCRVYRYGQRKQCHIYRLVCDFTLEKKIYDRQISKQGMSDRVVDDLNPVLNFTRREVESLLHFVEEEPEPSQVRLLTGEIRESVLQRALHLYSHLITKQPFPHESLLIDRRELKLSSAEKKAAKKGYEEEKRASVPYTRPSYAHYYPASDQSLTNIPAFSQRNWRPPTRTEDKPVASVRPVQSASAPMMPRHVAAGSGPDRGSSSSSLGGFPVNCLQKAGVFVQKIVTTTDIVIPGTNNSTDVQARINAGESIHVIRGTKGTYIRTSDGRIFAIRAANKAKTMDESVADPPKDSKAPTQEVSSGGSNGCISPDRKPKAPSKAVPRPLSPDSPEIISELQRYAAGSGSDAADREAESGTKAPPSNKLPQKNCGSTYSGEASSHHDASVANVTQPNVDTCVPQDLRIGSKRKAPSPSMEERAGKQPYAGKHSSLPGFPFSGGYGLPPMGLNAAMLGGSVGHPLFMGSSSHYFQPPNSQLGNPAYMYRDMFGLSGASAAPSSSSQSSSTTVTTSASSSPSASVSAAGSLPGALPPYMLGPSLAGMLPPGFPLSYSPSLAGLYSGSMLPGPAATPGPAGASFLSQYPQTAASGSSSSSSPSSFSPSARSESHRTPVLVNSGEVSGGSSSDDDDDDDDAIEMMGQ; from the exons ACCAGTCCCACAGCGCCCCCTTCAGCTCGGAGAATGAGGCTCAGGGTGGCGATCCGGCTGTGTGGCAGTGCACCCCTCCCCCATCTACCTCGCCTTCGGCGGAGGCGCCGCACCACCCACCCACCTCGCAGTCCTTGTCCAGACCCCACTCGAGGCCGGCAAGCCAAAGCCACGCCCCTCCCTCCGCCCTGACGGGAACCAAGAAGAGGAGCTCCAAGCCAGCTCACATGAGACGAAACATCAG GAAATTGTTGAGGGAACATCAGTTAGATGCAGTGACCAAAGTCGCCCAGCAGGAGGAGCTAGAGCGAAGGCAACGTCTGGAAGAGCAAAGGAAGCAGGATTTTCCTCTACCTCTACTGCCTGAATACACAACCG TTTCTGACTTACATGTTGCATTCTTCCTGTCCCCGTCCTCAGGCGATGTTACTCAGCATGTGCCCTCATCGTCTGCATCAGTGTCATTCCAGCAAAAAGTAAAGTCCACCAGACAGGATGCGATGTTCTTGGAGTCCAGCAGCACGAGTATCAGTGCAGATAAATGCAAGACTGACACACTCACCTCTGCAGCAACAgcgcaaacacaaaaaacag AAATAATAGATTTGAGGACAGATGACTATGACACTGTTGCTCAAGTCTccaaagaggaagaggagagtgaGCCTAGTGGTGCACATGCCAACGACACCCAGAACCAACCAGACGCCCAAGGCAGGGTTATCGTCAACCTCAACCATCCAGAGGCAGACGAGGACATTTTCCTGTCGCCACAGCTGGCGCGAGCAGTCAAACCTCACCAG ATCGGCGGAATCCGTTTCCTGTACGACAACTTGGTGGAGTCCCTGGAGCTCTTCAGCAACAGCAGCGGATTTGGCTGCATCCTGGCTCACAGCATGGGCTTAGGCAAGACGCTTCAGGTCATCTCCTTCATTGACGTCTTGTTCAGGCACACTCAAACTCACACTGTGCTCGCCATCGTACCG GTGAATACACTGCAGAACTGGCTGTCAGAGTTCAACACATGGGTCCCTCCTCCTGAAGCATTACCTCCAGACACCGATCCTACACTGGTCACACCGCGTGCATTTAAAGTTCACATCCTCAATGACGAACACAA AAACACAGCGTCCAGGGCCAAGGTGGTGGAGGACTGGTCTCGGGATGGTGGAGTCCTGCTGATGGGTTACGAAATGTACCGTCTCCTGTCTTTGAAGAAGAGCTTTGTGGCTGGGCGGAAGAAGAGGAGCAAAAAAACTGGAGGACCTGATATCATAAACCTGGACGAAGAAGACAGACAACAGCAACTTCTAAAAG GTGTTGAGAAAGCCCTTTCCCGACCTGGTCCAGATGTGGTGATCTGTGATGAAGGACATCGCATTAAGAACTGCCACGCCAGCACGTCTCAGGCCCTAAAGAACATAAGAACCCGGCGGCGCGTAGTCTTGACCGGCTACCCGCTCCAGAACAATCTCATTGAGTACTGGTGCATGGTCGACTTTGTCCGTCCCGACTTCCTAG gAACAAGACAGGAGTTCAGTAACATGTTTGAGCGCCCCATTCTTAATGGACAGTGTGTGGACAGCACGCCTCAGGACATCCAGCTGATGAGGTACAGGAGCCACGTTCTCCACAGTCTGCTGGAAGGCTTTGTGCAGAG ACGAGGCCACGATGTCTTGAGGGACCAACTTCCCTCTAAGGACGAGCATGTGATCCTGGTGCGTCTGTCTCCCCTGCAGAGGGCACTCTACACCGAGTTCATGAACCGCTTCAGAGAGGCAGGGAACACCGGCTGGCTCAGCCTCAACCCCCTGAAAGCTTTTTGTGTCTGCTGCAAG ATTTGGAATCATCCAGACGTGCTGTATGAAGCtttgcagaaagaaaacctgGCAAGTGAGCAGGATTTAGACCTTGACGACATCACGTCCACCTCACAGGGCAGATGTCCGACGGCAACACCGGCTCCAAAGTCAAAGAGTTTGGACAACCCGGATCCAATCTGTGGACTGagtctgaaccagctgcaggaAAAAGCCAATCAGGTCATCACGTATGAGTGG GCGAAAGAACTGATGTGTGACTACAAGCCTGGCATCCTGGAGAACTCGGCAAAGATGGTGCTGCTGTTCCACCTGATAGAGGAAAGTGTCAGGAAGGGAGACAAAATCCTCGTGTTCAG TCAAAGTCTGTCCACACTTACCGTGATCGAGGATTTCTTGGCCAAGAGATCAGTGCCTCCTTCACCATATCCAACCGACAAAGACCGACCCAACCAGAACTGGGTCCGCAATCTCAACTACTACA GACTGGATGGAAGCACGACagcttcagagagagagagactgataAATCAGTTCAATGACCCGACCAATACATCAGCCTGGGTTTTCTTACTTTCAACCAG GGCTGGTTGTCTGGGTGTGAACCTGATTGGAGCGAACCGAGTGGTGGTGTTTGACGCCTCCTGGAACCCCTGCCATGACGCTCAGGCTGTGTGTCGCGTGTACCGCTACGGACAGCGGAAACAGTGTCACATCTACCGTCTGGTGTGCGACTTCACTCTGGAGAAAAAGATTTATGATCGTCAAATCTCCAAGCAGGGAATGTCTG ACCGTGTTGTGGACGACCTGAACCCTGTGCTGAATTTCACCAGGAGGGAAGTCGAGTCCCTTCTTCACTTTGTGGAGGAGGAACCGGAACCATCCCAGGTCCGGCTGCTGACCGGAGAAATCAGGGAGAGCGTTCTGCAGAGAGCTCTGCATCTCTACTCCCACCTCATCACCAAG CAACCCTTCCCCCATGAGTCCCTCCTGATAGACCGCAGGGAGCTAAAACTGAGCAGCGCTGAGAAGAAAGCCGCCAAGAAGGGCtatgaggaggagaagagggcGTCTGTGCCGTACACACGCCCGTCCTACGCTCACTATTACCCTGCCAGTGATCAGAGCCTCACCAACATCCCTGCTTTCAGCCAGAGGAACTG GCGCCCTCCCACTCGTACAGAGGACAAACCAGTGGCAAGCGTCCGGCCAGTTCAGTCTGCATCAGCTCCCATGATGCCTCGCCATGTGGCTGCGGGTTCAGGCCCAGACCGCGGCTCCTCTTCGTCCAGCCTCGGAGGCTTCCCTGTCAACTGCCTGCAAAAAGCCGGGGTGTTTGTGCAAAAGATCGTCACTACCACTG ACATAGTGATTCCAGGTACCAACAACTCAACAGACGTTCAGGCGAGGATCAACGCCGGAGAAAGTATCCATGTTATCAGGGGCACAAAAG GGACATATATCAGGACATCTGATGGCCGAATCTTTGCCATTAGAGCAGCTAACAAGGCTAAGACCATGGATGAGAGTGTCGCAGATCCTCCCAAAG ACTCAAAGGCTCCAACTCAGGAAGTTTCCTCCGGTGGCAGCAATGGTTGCATATCTCCTGACAGGAAACCGAAGGCACCCTCCAAGGCTGTGCCCCGCCCTCTTTCCCCCGACAGCCCAGAGATCATCAGCGAGCTGCAGCGCTACGCGGCCGGCTCGGGGTCCGACGCCGCAGACAGAGAAGCTGAGAGCGGCACCAAGGCCCCACCTTCTAACAAGCTGCCGCAGAAAAATTGTGGCAGCACTTACTCTGGGGAAGCCTCGAGCCACCATGATGCCTCAGTCGCTAATGTAACCCAGCCAAACGTGGACACCTGCGTTCCCCAGGATTTGAGAATAGGCAGCAAGCGTAAAGCCCCCAGCCCATCGATGGAGGAACGAGCCGGCAAGCAGCCGTACGCAGGAAAACACTCATCTTTGCCCGGGTTCCCATTCTCTGGGGGCTACGGCCTTCCCCCGATGGGTCTCAACGCGGCCATGTTGGGCGGTTCAGTGGGGCATCCCCTATTCATGGGGTCGAGCTCACACTACTTCCAGCCACCCAACAGCCAGCTGGGCAACCCCGCTTACATGTACCGAGACATGTTCGGCTTGAGCGGAGCCAGCGCCGCCCCCTCTTCCTCATCTCAGTCTTCGTCGACCACAGTGACGACTTCTGCCTCGTCATCTCCTTCTGCGTCAGTCAGCGCCGCCGGTTCTCTTCCGGGAGCCCTCCCGCCGTACATGTTGGGCCCCAGCTTGGCCGGGATGCTCCCGCCAGGCTTCCCTCTGTCATACAGTCCGTCTCTGGCTGGCCTGTACTCTGGGTCGATGCTGCCAGGTCCAGCTGCCACCCCAGGTCCAGCCGGAGCCAGTTTCCTGTCTCAGTACCCCCAAACTGCCGCCTCCGggtcctcctcgtcctcctccccctcctcgtTTTCCCCTTCAGCGCGCTCAGAAAGCCACCGCACCCCGGTTCTGGTGAACAGCGGGGAGGTCAGTGGCGGCAGCAGCtccgatgatgatgatgatgatgatgatgcaatTGAGATGATGGGACAGTAA
- the LOC103467138 gene encoding helicase ARIP4-like isoform X2, producing MSDDEEEQLNERKSEREICFTSDDSRDYGSDEEGFHDQSHSAPFSSENEAQGGDPAVWQCTPPPSTSPSAEAPHHPPTSQSLSRPHSRPASQSHAPPSALTGTKKRSSKPAHMRRNIRKLLREHQLDAVTKVAQQEELERRQRLEEQRKQDFPLPLLPEYTTGDVTQHVPSSSASVSFQQKVKSTRQDAMFLESSSTSISADKCKTDTLTSAATAQTQKTEIIDLRTDDYDTVAQVSKEEEESEPSGAHANDTQNQPDAQGRVIVNLNHPEADEDIFLSPQLARAVKPHQIGGIRFLYDNLVESLELFSNSSGFGCILAHSMGLGKTLQVISFIDVLFRHTQTHTVLAIVPVNTLQNWLSEFNTWVPPPEALPPDTDPTLVTPRAFKVHILNDEHKNTASRAKVVEDWSRDGGVLLMGYEMYRLLSLKKSFVAGRKKRSKKTGGPDIINLDEEDRQQQLLKGVEKALSRPGPDVVICDEGHRIKNCHASTSQALKNIRTRRRVVLTGYPLQNNLIEYWCMVDFVRPDFLGTRQEFSNMFERPILNGQCVDSTPQDIQLMRYRSHVLHSLLEGFVQRRGHDVLRDQLPSKDEHVILVRLSPLQRALYTEFMNRFREAGNTGWLSLNPLKAFCVCCKIWNHPDVLYEALQKENLASEQDLDLDDITSTSQGRCPTATPAPKSKSLDNPDPICGLSLNQLQEKANQVITYEWAKELMCDYKPGILENSAKMVLLFHLIEESVRKGDKILVFSQSLSTLTVIEDFLAKRSVPPSPYPTDKDRPNQNWVRNLNYYRLDGSTTASERERLINQFNDPTNTSAWVFLLSTRAGCLGVNLIGANRVVVFDASWNPCHDAQAVCRVYRYGQRKQCHIYRLVCDFTLEKKIYDRQISKQGMSDRVVDDLNPVLNFTRREVESLLHFVEEEPEPSQVRLLTGEIRESVLQRALHLYSHLITKQPFPHESLLIDRRELKLSSAEKKAAKKGYEEEKRASVPYTRPSYAHYYPASDQSLTNIPAFSQRNWRPPTRTEDKPVASVRPVQSASAPMMPRHVAAGSGPDRGSSSSSLGGFPVNCLQKAGVFVQKIVTTTDIVIPGTNNSTDVQARINAGESIHVIRGTKGTYIRTSDGRIFAIRAANKAKTMDESVADPPKDSKAPTQEVSSGGSNGCISPDRKPKAPSKAVPRPLSPDSPEIISELQRYAAGSGSDAADREAESGTKAPPSNKLPQKNCGSTYSGEASSHHDASVANVTQPNVDTCVPQDLRIGSKRKAPSPSMEERAGKQPYAGKHSSLPGFPFSGGYGLPPMGLNAAMLGGSVGHPLFMGSSSHYFQPPNSQLGNPAYMYRDMFGLSGASAAPSSSSQSSSTTVTTSASSSPSASVSAAGSLPGALPPYMLGPSLAGMLPPGFPLSYSPSLAGLYSGSMLPGPAATPGPAGASFLSQYPQTAASGSSSSSSPSSFSPSARSESHRTPVLVNSGEVSGGSSSDDDDDDDDAIEMMGQ from the exons ACCAGTCCCACAGCGCCCCCTTCAGCTCGGAGAATGAGGCTCAGGGTGGCGATCCGGCTGTGTGGCAGTGCACCCCTCCCCCATCTACCTCGCCTTCGGCGGAGGCGCCGCACCACCCACCCACCTCGCAGTCCTTGTCCAGACCCCACTCGAGGCCGGCAAGCCAAAGCCACGCCCCTCCCTCCGCCCTGACGGGAACCAAGAAGAGGAGCTCCAAGCCAGCTCACATGAGACGAAACATCAG GAAATTGTTGAGGGAACATCAGTTAGATGCAGTGACCAAAGTCGCCCAGCAGGAGGAGCTAGAGCGAAGGCAACGTCTGGAAGAGCAAAGGAAGCAGGATTTTCCTCTACCTCTACTGCCTGAATACACAACCG GCGATGTTACTCAGCATGTGCCCTCATCGTCTGCATCAGTGTCATTCCAGCAAAAAGTAAAGTCCACCAGACAGGATGCGATGTTCTTGGAGTCCAGCAGCACGAGTATCAGTGCAGATAAATGCAAGACTGACACACTCACCTCTGCAGCAACAgcgcaaacacaaaaaacag AAATAATAGATTTGAGGACAGATGACTATGACACTGTTGCTCAAGTCTccaaagaggaagaggagagtgaGCCTAGTGGTGCACATGCCAACGACACCCAGAACCAACCAGACGCCCAAGGCAGGGTTATCGTCAACCTCAACCATCCAGAGGCAGACGAGGACATTTTCCTGTCGCCACAGCTGGCGCGAGCAGTCAAACCTCACCAG ATCGGCGGAATCCGTTTCCTGTACGACAACTTGGTGGAGTCCCTGGAGCTCTTCAGCAACAGCAGCGGATTTGGCTGCATCCTGGCTCACAGCATGGGCTTAGGCAAGACGCTTCAGGTCATCTCCTTCATTGACGTCTTGTTCAGGCACACTCAAACTCACACTGTGCTCGCCATCGTACCG GTGAATACACTGCAGAACTGGCTGTCAGAGTTCAACACATGGGTCCCTCCTCCTGAAGCATTACCTCCAGACACCGATCCTACACTGGTCACACCGCGTGCATTTAAAGTTCACATCCTCAATGACGAACACAA AAACACAGCGTCCAGGGCCAAGGTGGTGGAGGACTGGTCTCGGGATGGTGGAGTCCTGCTGATGGGTTACGAAATGTACCGTCTCCTGTCTTTGAAGAAGAGCTTTGTGGCTGGGCGGAAGAAGAGGAGCAAAAAAACTGGAGGACCTGATATCATAAACCTGGACGAAGAAGACAGACAACAGCAACTTCTAAAAG GTGTTGAGAAAGCCCTTTCCCGACCTGGTCCAGATGTGGTGATCTGTGATGAAGGACATCGCATTAAGAACTGCCACGCCAGCACGTCTCAGGCCCTAAAGAACATAAGAACCCGGCGGCGCGTAGTCTTGACCGGCTACCCGCTCCAGAACAATCTCATTGAGTACTGGTGCATGGTCGACTTTGTCCGTCCCGACTTCCTAG gAACAAGACAGGAGTTCAGTAACATGTTTGAGCGCCCCATTCTTAATGGACAGTGTGTGGACAGCACGCCTCAGGACATCCAGCTGATGAGGTACAGGAGCCACGTTCTCCACAGTCTGCTGGAAGGCTTTGTGCAGAG ACGAGGCCACGATGTCTTGAGGGACCAACTTCCCTCTAAGGACGAGCATGTGATCCTGGTGCGTCTGTCTCCCCTGCAGAGGGCACTCTACACCGAGTTCATGAACCGCTTCAGAGAGGCAGGGAACACCGGCTGGCTCAGCCTCAACCCCCTGAAAGCTTTTTGTGTCTGCTGCAAG ATTTGGAATCATCCAGACGTGCTGTATGAAGCtttgcagaaagaaaacctgGCAAGTGAGCAGGATTTAGACCTTGACGACATCACGTCCACCTCACAGGGCAGATGTCCGACGGCAACACCGGCTCCAAAGTCAAAGAGTTTGGACAACCCGGATCCAATCTGTGGACTGagtctgaaccagctgcaggaAAAAGCCAATCAGGTCATCACGTATGAGTGG GCGAAAGAACTGATGTGTGACTACAAGCCTGGCATCCTGGAGAACTCGGCAAAGATGGTGCTGCTGTTCCACCTGATAGAGGAAAGTGTCAGGAAGGGAGACAAAATCCTCGTGTTCAG TCAAAGTCTGTCCACACTTACCGTGATCGAGGATTTCTTGGCCAAGAGATCAGTGCCTCCTTCACCATATCCAACCGACAAAGACCGACCCAACCAGAACTGGGTCCGCAATCTCAACTACTACA GACTGGATGGAAGCACGACagcttcagagagagagagactgataAATCAGTTCAATGACCCGACCAATACATCAGCCTGGGTTTTCTTACTTTCAACCAG GGCTGGTTGTCTGGGTGTGAACCTGATTGGAGCGAACCGAGTGGTGGTGTTTGACGCCTCCTGGAACCCCTGCCATGACGCTCAGGCTGTGTGTCGCGTGTACCGCTACGGACAGCGGAAACAGTGTCACATCTACCGTCTGGTGTGCGACTTCACTCTGGAGAAAAAGATTTATGATCGTCAAATCTCCAAGCAGGGAATGTCTG ACCGTGTTGTGGACGACCTGAACCCTGTGCTGAATTTCACCAGGAGGGAAGTCGAGTCCCTTCTTCACTTTGTGGAGGAGGAACCGGAACCATCCCAGGTCCGGCTGCTGACCGGAGAAATCAGGGAGAGCGTTCTGCAGAGAGCTCTGCATCTCTACTCCCACCTCATCACCAAG CAACCCTTCCCCCATGAGTCCCTCCTGATAGACCGCAGGGAGCTAAAACTGAGCAGCGCTGAGAAGAAAGCCGCCAAGAAGGGCtatgaggaggagaagagggcGTCTGTGCCGTACACACGCCCGTCCTACGCTCACTATTACCCTGCCAGTGATCAGAGCCTCACCAACATCCCTGCTTTCAGCCAGAGGAACTG GCGCCCTCCCACTCGTACAGAGGACAAACCAGTGGCAAGCGTCCGGCCAGTTCAGTCTGCATCAGCTCCCATGATGCCTCGCCATGTGGCTGCGGGTTCAGGCCCAGACCGCGGCTCCTCTTCGTCCAGCCTCGGAGGCTTCCCTGTCAACTGCCTGCAAAAAGCCGGGGTGTTTGTGCAAAAGATCGTCACTACCACTG ACATAGTGATTCCAGGTACCAACAACTCAACAGACGTTCAGGCGAGGATCAACGCCGGAGAAAGTATCCATGTTATCAGGGGCACAAAAG GGACATATATCAGGACATCTGATGGCCGAATCTTTGCCATTAGAGCAGCTAACAAGGCTAAGACCATGGATGAGAGTGTCGCAGATCCTCCCAAAG ACTCAAAGGCTCCAACTCAGGAAGTTTCCTCCGGTGGCAGCAATGGTTGCATATCTCCTGACAGGAAACCGAAGGCACCCTCCAAGGCTGTGCCCCGCCCTCTTTCCCCCGACAGCCCAGAGATCATCAGCGAGCTGCAGCGCTACGCGGCCGGCTCGGGGTCCGACGCCGCAGACAGAGAAGCTGAGAGCGGCACCAAGGCCCCACCTTCTAACAAGCTGCCGCAGAAAAATTGTGGCAGCACTTACTCTGGGGAAGCCTCGAGCCACCATGATGCCTCAGTCGCTAATGTAACCCAGCCAAACGTGGACACCTGCGTTCCCCAGGATTTGAGAATAGGCAGCAAGCGTAAAGCCCCCAGCCCATCGATGGAGGAACGAGCCGGCAAGCAGCCGTACGCAGGAAAACACTCATCTTTGCCCGGGTTCCCATTCTCTGGGGGCTACGGCCTTCCCCCGATGGGTCTCAACGCGGCCATGTTGGGCGGTTCAGTGGGGCATCCCCTATTCATGGGGTCGAGCTCACACTACTTCCAGCCACCCAACAGCCAGCTGGGCAACCCCGCTTACATGTACCGAGACATGTTCGGCTTGAGCGGAGCCAGCGCCGCCCCCTCTTCCTCATCTCAGTCTTCGTCGACCACAGTGACGACTTCTGCCTCGTCATCTCCTTCTGCGTCAGTCAGCGCCGCCGGTTCTCTTCCGGGAGCCCTCCCGCCGTACATGTTGGGCCCCAGCTTGGCCGGGATGCTCCCGCCAGGCTTCCCTCTGTCATACAGTCCGTCTCTGGCTGGCCTGTACTCTGGGTCGATGCTGCCAGGTCCAGCTGCCACCCCAGGTCCAGCCGGAGCCAGTTTCCTGTCTCAGTACCCCCAAACTGCCGCCTCCGggtcctcctcgtcctcctccccctcctcgtTTTCCCCTTCAGCGCGCTCAGAAAGCCACCGCACCCCGGTTCTGGTGAACAGCGGGGAGGTCAGTGGCGGCAGCAGCtccgatgatgatgatgatgatgatgatgcaatTGAGATGATGGGACAGTAA